The Saccharopolyspora gloriosae genome window below encodes:
- a CDS encoding ATP-grasp domain-containing protein, with amino-acid sequence MTEGADDFAHPFGPIPGPSTADFRPGPLLLQGQDYFFRSDDTSLDFQERVHSADLVNDGDGDPIPCVLVLARAADMEMNELSLALAERGIRMVRIDADRCLDIALTVYTDTPLIEFERWLLRPVVVWRRHFDITALPVDPTTVHGAYVREQWRAVSNWLSCRADWEQINPVRSSSHLDRLTQLRDATAFGFLVPRTAVTTLPGRSRPGGGRCIVKTAGHHMLEPEPGALRGLFPRPLDIRHSAEAREPAPVLVQQFVDSEHEIRAFVVGDEVIGYRVDKLDPAQLWVDPDSVVVERIELPSGLVTRLLALCRFWRLHVAAFDLLATGSEHVFLEVNVNCDWRWFEHRAQDDAVSTAVHAWVGERFEHLAASAPAPRWDR; translated from the coding sequence ATGACCGAGGGGGCGGACGACTTCGCGCACCCGTTCGGCCCCATCCCCGGCCCGTCCACCGCTGACTTCCGGCCCGGCCCGCTGCTGCTGCAGGGGCAGGACTACTTCTTCCGCTCCGACGACACCAGCCTCGACTTCCAGGAACGCGTGCACAGCGCGGACCTGGTCAACGACGGCGACGGTGACCCGATCCCGTGCGTGCTGGTGCTGGCGCGGGCCGCGGACATGGAGATGAACGAGCTGTCGCTCGCCCTGGCCGAGCGCGGCATCCGGATGGTCCGCATCGACGCCGACCGCTGCCTGGACATCGCGCTCACCGTCTACACCGACACCCCGCTGATCGAGTTCGAGCGCTGGCTGCTGCGGCCCGTCGTGGTGTGGCGGCGGCACTTCGACATCACCGCGCTGCCGGTCGACCCGACGACGGTGCACGGTGCCTACGTCCGCGAGCAGTGGCGCGCGGTGTCGAACTGGCTGTCCTGCCGGGCCGACTGGGAGCAGATCAATCCGGTGCGCTCCAGCTCGCACCTGGATCGGCTCACGCAGCTGCGCGACGCCACCGCGTTCGGTTTCCTGGTGCCGCGGACCGCGGTGACGACCCTGCCCGGGCGCAGCCGGCCGGGCGGTGGCCGGTGCATCGTCAAGACCGCCGGACACCACATGCTGGAGCCCGAACCCGGCGCGCTGCGCGGCCTTTTCCCGCGCCCGCTGGACATCCGCCACTCCGCCGAGGCCAGGGAGCCCGCGCCGGTGCTGGTGCAGCAGTTCGTGGACTCCGAGCACGAGATCCGCGCGTTCGTGGTGGGCGACGAGGTCATCGGCTACCGGGTGGACAAGCTCGACCCGGCGCAGCTGTGGGTGGATCCGGATTCGGTCGTGGTGGAGCGGATCGAACTGCCCTCCGGCCTGGTGACGCGGCTGCTGGCGCTGTGCCGGTTCTGGCGGCTGCACGTGGCCGCGTTCGACCTGCTGGCCACCGGTTCGGAGCACGTGTTCCTGGAGGTCAACGTCAACTGCGATTGGCGCTGGTTCGAGCACCGGGCCCAGGACGACGCGGTCTCCACCGCGGTGCACGCCTGGGTCGGGGAGCGGTTCGAGCACCTCGCCGCGTCCGCTCCGGCGCCGCGGTGGGACCGATGA
- a CDS encoding WD40 repeat domain-containing protein: MTDRKAGTSAAGSGTRALFAERFALLYVTAGDPPLKRVADAVERVRRLDERGRPIRSTAQRISDWRRGRNVPARFAALSVVLEILIGEARKNQPQPPVDGLYDLAVWRARWEEALTSPLAAPEAPPAAETGETNGTRPDGGLPTDEGLCPYRGLAAFHEGDSGWFFGRERATTTLVERLATAADDGGITMLVGASGAGKSSLLGAGLLPALTGGALADQGSSSWPVRTMTPGEDPLRSLTELIPELNEVLAAAERDDAESDDDDSDAEFRFAESVRDAVAGHVRDAVGDEARLVLVVDQFEETFTVCRDEHRRALFVRVLQACCTTGFAGGTSPGLVVLGLRADFYARCLDFPELAEALQHRQMVLGAMTVAELRKAITGPAKATGLQIEPGLVDVLLRDLGVSVGRAYGKPSQRAYDAGALPLLSHALLVTWQRRQSGKLTIAGYRAAGGIQGAVAATAERAWAELAEDGQAAARQVLLRLVHVGEDTQDTRRRATYAEIVEHAENREAARQALNVLTAARLVTLDSESAEISHEALLYAWPRLRGWIDQDRAGNLARQRLERDAEAWRQEDRDVSLLYRGARLETARHWAAQVDSAELSAVSHEFLAASLRHLRRTGWFRRATAAAVCVFAAVAAVAAVLAVRERDDAEFRQVLAQADRLQPVDPSAAAKLDLVAKRLRPDDPAVDTRLLSTQNSALGTPLHGHQSSIYLTTFSPDGRTLVTAGYDRTVRLWDVTDRNRPKALGEPLRDFGSWVTSAVFSPDGRTLAAAGDDHRVRLYDVADPARPKPLGAPLSADDGTIYLIEFSPDGRTLATANENKTARLWNVADPAHPAPLGGPLTGHTAQVRTLAYSPDGRTLATSGDDRTIRLWNVADPARPVPIGAPLEGHTEGMHSVAFSPDGRTLASGSVDKTIRLWDVHDPGDVRQLGPALIGHDAPVWSVKFSPDGRTLASGSADSSALLWNVTDPSNATQIGQSLSAGSSTVFAVGFSPDGRTLATGGDDGAVRLWSVPEQVLAGHSSSVNDAVYRPDGKVLITASEDRTVQVWDTTNPRLPRPLGAPLTVYSGPVGSVYAAAFSPDGQVLATGGGAGTVRLWDMRDPAAPKPLGAPLEVGTRYMGEVAFSPDGRTLVTGNDDLSAQLWNVEDPAHPVRVGTPLLGHRGYINSARFSPDGRLLATASSDGTVRLWNVADREHPALVGRPWDMDDSATYSAVFSPDGRTLATTGGDKAVRLWNIENPAAPEELGSPLLGHSQNVKSAEFSPDGKTLATGSEDRTVRLWNVEDPEHAEPIGISLSAHRAAVHSVAFSPNGGFVASASGDNTAYLWDLDVDRAVERICDTTRGVLTRAQWEQMIPQVPYAPPCE; this comes from the coding sequence ATGACGGACCGGAAAGCGGGAACTTCGGCGGCGGGCTCCGGCACTCGTGCGCTGTTCGCGGAACGGTTCGCCCTGCTCTACGTCACGGCCGGAGATCCACCGCTGAAGCGGGTCGCCGACGCCGTGGAACGGGTCCGGCGGCTCGACGAGCGGGGCAGGCCGATCCGTTCGACGGCCCAGCGGATCAGCGACTGGCGCCGGGGACGCAACGTGCCCGCCAGGTTCGCGGCCCTGTCGGTGGTGCTGGAGATCCTGATCGGCGAGGCGCGGAAGAACCAGCCGCAGCCCCCGGTGGACGGACTCTACGACCTGGCGGTGTGGCGGGCCCGGTGGGAGGAAGCGCTGACCAGCCCGCTGGCCGCGCCGGAGGCGCCACCTGCGGCCGAAACCGGTGAGACGAACGGGACTCGGCCGGACGGCGGCCTGCCGACCGACGAAGGGCTCTGCCCGTACCGCGGGCTGGCCGCGTTCCACGAGGGCGACTCCGGATGGTTCTTCGGCCGGGAACGCGCCACCACCACGCTGGTGGAGCGGCTCGCCACCGCGGCCGACGACGGCGGCATCACGATGCTCGTCGGCGCTTCGGGAGCGGGGAAGTCCTCGCTGCTGGGGGCGGGCCTGCTCCCAGCGCTGACCGGTGGGGCGCTGGCGGACCAGGGGTCCTCCTCGTGGCCGGTGCGGACGATGACGCCGGGCGAGGATCCGCTGCGCTCGCTGACCGAGCTGATCCCCGAGCTCAACGAGGTCCTGGCTGCAGCGGAGCGTGACGACGCGGAATCGGACGACGACGACTCCGACGCGGAATTCCGGTTCGCGGAGTCGGTGCGCGACGCGGTCGCCGGGCACGTGCGGGACGCGGTCGGTGACGAGGCCCGGCTGGTCCTGGTGGTGGACCAGTTCGAGGAGACGTTCACGGTGTGCCGGGACGAGCACCGGCGAGCCCTGTTCGTGCGGGTCCTGCAGGCCTGCTGCACCACGGGATTCGCGGGCGGCACCTCGCCGGGGCTGGTGGTGCTGGGGTTGCGCGCCGACTTCTACGCGCGGTGCCTGGACTTCCCCGAGCTCGCGGAAGCGCTGCAGCACCGGCAGATGGTGCTCGGCGCGATGACCGTCGCCGAACTGCGCAAAGCCATCACGGGCCCCGCGAAGGCCACCGGGCTGCAGATCGAACCGGGCCTGGTGGACGTGCTGCTGCGCGACCTCGGGGTGAGCGTGGGCCGCGCCTACGGCAAGCCGTCGCAGCGGGCGTACGACGCGGGGGCGCTGCCGCTGCTCTCACACGCGCTGCTGGTGACCTGGCAGCGCAGGCAGAGCGGCAAGCTCACCATCGCCGGGTACCGCGCGGCGGGCGGCATCCAAGGTGCGGTGGCCGCCACCGCGGAACGGGCGTGGGCGGAGCTCGCCGAGGACGGGCAGGCCGCGGCGCGGCAGGTGCTGCTGCGGCTGGTGCACGTCGGCGAGGACACCCAGGACACCCGTAGGCGCGCGACGTACGCGGAGATCGTCGAGCACGCCGAGAACCGCGAAGCGGCCCGGCAGGCGCTCAACGTGCTGACGGCGGCGCGGCTGGTGACGCTGGACTCCGAATCGGCCGAGATCAGCCACGAGGCGCTGCTGTACGCGTGGCCCCGGTTGCGCGGCTGGATCGACCAGGACCGCGCGGGGAACCTGGCGCGGCAGCGGCTGGAACGCGACGCGGAAGCGTGGCGCCAGGAAGATCGGGACGTCTCGCTGCTCTACCGCGGGGCGCGGCTGGAAACCGCCCGGCACTGGGCGGCGCAGGTGGATTCGGCGGAGCTCTCGGCGGTCAGCCACGAGTTCCTCGCCGCCTCGCTGCGGCACCTGCGCCGGACGGGCTGGTTCCGGCGGGCCACGGCGGCGGCGGTGTGCGTGTTCGCCGCGGTGGCCGCGGTGGCGGCGGTGCTGGCGGTCCGCGAGCGCGACGACGCCGAGTTCCGCCAGGTGCTCGCGCAGGCCGACCGGTTACAACCGGTCGATCCCTCCGCGGCGGCGAAGCTGGACCTGGTGGCCAAGCGGCTCCGGCCGGACGACCCGGCGGTGGACACCCGCCTGCTGTCCACCCAGAACTCCGCGCTGGGCACGCCGCTGCACGGGCACCAGAGCTCGATCTACCTGACCACGTTCAGCCCGGACGGCCGGACGCTCGTGACCGCCGGCTACGACCGGACCGTGCGGCTGTGGGACGTCACCGACCGGAACCGGCCGAAGGCCCTGGGCGAGCCGCTGCGGGACTTCGGCAGCTGGGTGACGTCGGCCGTGTTCAGCCCGGACGGGCGGACGCTGGCGGCGGCGGGCGACGACCACCGCGTCCGCCTCTACGACGTGGCCGATCCCGCTCGCCCGAAGCCGCTCGGAGCCCCGCTGAGCGCCGACGACGGCACGATCTACCTGATCGAGTTCAGCCCGGACGGGCGCACCCTGGCCACGGCGAACGAGAACAAGACCGCGCGGTTGTGGAACGTCGCCGACCCGGCCCACCCCGCACCGCTGGGCGGCCCGCTGACGGGGCACACCGCGCAGGTGCGGACCTTGGCCTACAGCCCGGACGGGCGGACGCTGGCGACCAGCGGTGACGACCGGACCATCCGGCTGTGGAACGTGGCCGACCCGGCTCGGCCGGTGCCGATCGGGGCGCCGCTGGAAGGGCACACCGAAGGCATGCACTCGGTGGCGTTCAGCCCGGACGGGCGGACGCTGGCCTCCGGCAGCGTCGACAAGACGATCCGGCTGTGGGACGTGCACGACCCGGGCGACGTGCGCCAGCTCGGGCCCGCCCTCATCGGGCACGACGCGCCGGTGTGGTCGGTGAAGTTCAGCCCGGACGGGCGGACGCTGGCCTCCGGCAGCGCGGACAGCTCGGCGTTGCTGTGGAACGTGACCGACCCGTCGAACGCGACGCAGATCGGGCAGAGCCTCAGCGCGGGCAGCAGCACGGTGTTCGCCGTCGGCTTCAGCCCGGACGGGCGCACGCTGGCCACCGGCGGCGACGACGGGGCAGTGCGGTTGTGGTCGGTGCCGGAGCAGGTCCTCGCCGGGCACAGCTCGAGCGTGAACGACGCGGTGTACCGCCCGGACGGCAAGGTCCTCATCACCGCGAGCGAAGACCGCACGGTGCAGGTGTGGGACACGACGAACCCGCGGCTGCCGCGTCCGCTGGGCGCTCCGCTGACGGTCTACTCCGGCCCGGTCGGTTCGGTGTACGCGGCGGCGTTCAGCCCGGACGGGCAGGTGCTGGCGACCGGCGGCGGAGCCGGGACGGTGCGGTTGTGGGACATGCGCGATCCGGCGGCGCCGAAACCGCTCGGCGCCCCGCTGGAGGTCGGCACCCGGTACATGGGGGAGGTGGCGTTCAGCCCGGACGGGCGGACGCTGGTCACCGGCAACGACGACCTCAGCGCCCAGCTGTGGAACGTCGAGGACCCGGCGCACCCGGTGCGGGTCGGGACTCCGCTGCTCGGGCACCGCGGCTACATCAACAGCGCCCGGTTCAGCCCGGACGGGCGGCTGCTGGCGACCGCCAGCAGCGACGGCACCGTCCGGTTGTGGAACGTCGCCGACCGGGAGCACCCCGCGCTCGTGGGGCGGCCGTGGGACATGGACGACTCGGCGACGTACTCCGCGGTGTTCAGCCCGGACGGGCGGACCCTCGCCACCACCGGTGGGGACAAGGCGGTGCGGCTGTGGAACATCGAGAACCCGGCCGCACCGGAAGAGCTCGGATCGCCGCTGCTCGGGCACTCCCAGAACGTCAAGTCGGCCGAGTTCAGCCCGGACGGCAAGACCCTGGCGACCGGTAGCGAGGACCGCACCGTCCGGTTGTGGAACGTCGAGGACCCCGAGCACGCCGAGCCGATCGGCATCTCGCTCAGCGCGCACCGCGCGGCGGTGCATTCGGTGGCGTTCAGCCCGAACGGCGGGTTCGTGGCGTCCGCCAGCGGCGACAACACCGCCTACCTGTGGGACCTCGACGTCGACCGGGCCGTGGAGCGGATCTGCGACACCACGCGGGGTGTGCTGACGCGCGCCCAGTGGGAGCAGATGATCCCGCAGGTACCGTACGCACCGCCGTGCGAGTGA
- a CDS encoding polysaccharide pyruvyl transferase family protein: MTEIFVVHRRDPDNIGDMACPPSNHPEHFPWLADATTIDIEHDIPRYADRLRHAHVIYGGGGLIGTGFFDRQLDQLMGLRPPKLVVWGAGHNNNEHHTITDPGYLDRFDLVGLRDRTGPGPYEWVPCVSALLPQLADPGEPRHEIVAYRHRDRKLPFPADIDGLPLLTNQHHDLGETLAFLASGATVLTNSYHGAYWATLMRRRVVVVDPFASKFFGFHHPVPVVSGDGWRAALADTRTHPDALRECRETVLDFGDRVRRLFGR; the protein is encoded by the coding sequence ATGACCGAGATTTTCGTTGTGCATCGGCGCGACCCGGACAACATCGGCGACATGGCGTGCCCGCCGTCGAACCACCCCGAGCACTTCCCGTGGCTGGCCGACGCCACCACGATCGACATCGAGCACGACATCCCGCGCTACGCGGACCGGCTGCGCCACGCCCACGTCATCTACGGCGGCGGCGGGCTCATCGGCACCGGGTTCTTCGACCGCCAGCTCGACCAGCTGATGGGGTTGCGCCCGCCGAAGCTCGTCGTCTGGGGCGCCGGGCACAACAACAACGAGCACCACACCATCACCGACCCCGGGTACCTGGACCGGTTCGACCTGGTCGGCCTGCGCGACCGGACCGGGCCCGGCCCGTACGAGTGGGTGCCGTGCGTGAGCGCGTTGCTGCCGCAGCTCGCCGACCCCGGTGAACCGCGGCACGAGATCGTCGCCTACCGCCACCGCGACCGGAAGCTCCCGTTCCCCGCCGACATCGACGGGTTGCCGCTGCTGACCAACCAGCACCACGACCTGGGCGAAACGCTGGCGTTCCTCGCCTCCGGCGCGACGGTGCTGACGAACTCGTACCACGGCGCCTACTGGGCGACCCTGATGCGCCGCCGGGTCGTGGTCGTCGATCCGTTCGCCTCGAAGTTCTTCGGCTTCCACCACCCCGTGCCGGTCGTGTCCGGGGACGGCTGGCGCGCCGCGCTCGCCGACACCCGGACGCACCCCGACGCGCTGCGGGAATGCCGCGAGACGGTGCTCGACTTCGGCGATCGGGTGCGGCGGCTGTTCGGCCGCTAA